DNA sequence from the Tenacibaculum mesophilum genome:
CTGAAGACTCTTCAGGAGGTTCTGTAACTGATACTTCTGACGATCCAAACAACTTAGACGATATTGATATTGATAATGATGGTGATCCAGATGATCCTACAATAACAGACCTACCCGTCGAAGAAATTCCTTTTGAAATTTTTAATGCTGTTTCTCCAGATGAAGACGGGGCTAATGATTTCTTCCGCATTAATGGTATTGAAAATTATCCTAACAATAATTTAAAAGTTTTTAATAGATGGGGTGTTTTAGTTTATCAAACTGATGCTTATGGAATTAACGGAAATTTATTTAGAGGAATCTCTGAAGGACGTACAACAGTTAGTAAAGATCAAAAACTACCCACAGGTACCTATTTCTATATACTAACACGATGGAACTCCGATCAAGAAGCCATGACTGATAAAGGATATTTATATCTAAAAAGAAACTAAAAACCACTAAACCTAATGAAACATTATTCTATATTACTATTAATAATTATTAGTGTAAATGTGTGTTTTTCTCAACAAGACCCACAGTATACACAATACATGTATAACACCCAAGTTGTAAACCCGGGTTATATTGGTTCAAAAAATGCTCTTGGTTTAGGGTTACTATACAGAACACAATGGGCTGGATTTGATGGAGCTCCAAATACCGGAACTTTTACTTTTAATATGCCTTTGGGTACCTTAAAACGAAACGCAATAGGACTTTCTATTATTAATGATAAAATAGGTCCTTCTAACGAAACAGGTATTACAATAGATTATGCATACTCATTACTTTTATCAGGTCGTTCAAGAATATCGTTTGGTATTAAAGGAGGACTGAGTATACTAGACGTAGATTACTCAAAACTAAACATATATGATGAAAACGATTGGCAATTTGCAGAAAACATTGATAAAAAAGTACAACCTCAAATAGGTGCAGGTATTTACTATAATAACGACAGACTCTATCTTGGATTATCAGTACCTAATTTTTTCAATTCAAAACATTATAATTCAGATAGCGTCAATAACAACAATGAAGATGCCATAGCCATAGAACGTTTACATTACTTCTTTATAGCGGGTTATGTTTTTGATATTAGTGAAAACCTAAAACTCAAACCTGCAACTATGTTTAAGTGGGTTAATGGATCTCCTCTGCAAGCCGATTTATCTGCAAATTTTCTGTTCAACAATAAATTTACCCTTGGAGCCTCTTATCGATGGGATGCTGCAATTAGCGCCATGGCAGGGTTTCAAATAACTAATCAGTTATTCTTAGGAATGGGATATGATTTTCAAACTACAGATATCGAAGACCATAGTAATGGTTCTTATGAATTCTTTTTAAGATTTGACATCTTTAATAACCCTGAACGTATACTAACACCAAGATTCTTTTAAACTCTTAATATCATGAAAAAGCATTATTTAATATTCTATTTTTTAACTGCCTTAACAAATACAAACGCTTTTACTCAAATTGCACTAGTTGAAAAGGCAAACATCAAATACAATACGTATGATTTTATAGATGCACAAAAAATCTATTTAAAGGTCGTTGAAGAAGACTATGGATCAGCTGAAATTTATAGAAAACTGGGAAATACGTACTATTTTAATAGTAATTATTCAAGTGCTGCAAAATGGTACTACAATTTAATAGACCGATTTCCAAATGAAGCCCTTACAGTTGATTATTTTAGAGCAGCTCAATGCTTAAAAAGCATTAATCAACCTGAAGAGGCTGAAAAGCTCATGGAAATTTACAGATTAAAAGGAGGTAAAGCCATCCCTTTAGAATCCTATAGAAATGTTGCTGACACTTTATTTAAAAAAGGGGTTCAGGATAAACTTTTTGAAATAGAGAAAATTCCTGTCAATACAGAGTATTCAGATTTTGGTCCAGCCTTTTATGGCAATAATATTGTTTTTGCTTCAAGCAGAAAAGATCCAACTTTATCAAAAGAACATCCTACTGAGCTTGCTGGATGGGATAAGCAACCTTTTCTTAACTTATATCAAGTTCCTTTAGATAAGGATATGAACTTTGGTAAAGTAAAAGCTTTTAACAGAAGTATTAACTCACCTTACCATGAATCTACCGCTATTTTTACAAAAGATGGAAACACTATGTATTTTACTAGGAATAATTATTTAAATGGTAAAAAGAAAAAAGATAAAAATCATGTTGTTAGACTCAAAATATATAAAGCAACTAAAAAAGGTAATACTTGGGGAAGTATACAAGAACTTCCTTTTAACAACGATAATTACTCTGTTGGACATCCAGCCCTTAACCCTGAAGAAGACAAACTCTACTTTTCATCAGATATGCCTGGTAGCTTAGGAATGTCCGATATTTGGTATGTCAAAATTTTAGGAGAAGACATTTATACAAATCCTATAAACCTTGGTAACAAGATTAACACTGTTGAAAGGGAAACTTTCCCTTTTGTAAGTGACGATAACGATTTGTATTTTTCTAGTGATGGGCATTCATCAGGTATGGGAGGTTTAGATATTTTTGTTACAAAACTAACAAAAGATTCTCATGGTGAAATATCTACTTTTGGAGAACCTATAAATAGCTCAAAAGACGATTTTGGCTTCATTATAAAAGAAGATAGAATAGGGTATTTTACATCTAATCGTGATGGTAAAGAAGGTAGTAAAAGTGACGATATTTATCAAATTTGGGAACGTTGTGAAATCACCATTCAAGGACCTGTGATTGATAAAAAAACTGGTGAACTAATTCCAAATACAGAAGTTACTTTAATAGATAGTAACAACAAGGAAGTAAAAACAATGACTGTAGGTAATGATGCTACTTTTTCTTTCTTATTGGATTGCCAAGAACAATATACCCTAAGGGCAAAGAAAAAGGAATATTTTCCGAAAGAAAAAGTTATAGAAACCCCTAGCAACCCAAAAACTATTAAAATGCCTATTAAACTAAACATGCCTTTAGCTTTAGAGCTTTCTGACCCTTGCCCTCCAAATGATTTAGGGTGTAAGTTAACGTTACAACCTATTTATTTTGATTACGACAAATCTAATATTCGCCCTGATGCAGAAATTGAACTGGCTAAAATTTTGGCCGCATTAAAAGAATATCCTACTTTAAAAATTCATATAGAATCACATACAGACTCTAGAGGTAATGATTCTTACAATTCAAGATTATCTGAAAATAGAGCACAAGCTACATTAGATTGGTTTCTTAAAAAAGGAATTGATATAACAAGGCTAAGTGCAAAAGGATATGGAGAATCAAAACTTATTAACAAATGTAATAACCAAACTAAGTGTAGTGAAGACGAACATCAACTGAATCGTAGATCCATGTTTATAATTAAAGAATAACTCAAAAAAGCTCTTTTTGAAGAATAAATAACGATAAAACTTCTTTTCCTTAAGGAGTTTTATCGTTACTCTTTTGTAACTTAACTACAAAATAGGAGCTAACAATCTAGCTAATCTCTCTGTAAAACGTATTAAAACAGGTCTATTATTCCATTGATGTAAGTCTATTTTCTCACTGTTTTTTAAATCTTCCATAAAAGCATTTTTCAACTGACTTGCAAAATCTTTATCATAAACTAATGCGTTAATTTCAAAATTTAAATCAAAACTACGTTCATCTAAATTTGCTGTTCCTACAGAAGAAACTAACTCATCAAATACAATTGTTTTCGCGTGCACAAATCCTTTTTTATATCTATACACCTCCACTCCTATTTCTAACACTTCTTTATAGAAAGAATTTGACACTGCATTAACTAATTTCGAATCTGAAATACTTGGTACCAATAGTTTTATTTTAACCCCACTCAAACTAGCTATTTTAAGAGCATCTAAAAAAGAAGTTCTCGGGACAAAATAAGGGGTTGTGATTAAGATTTCTTTTTTTGACAATAAAATTGCTTGAATAAGAGCATACATAATGTCTGGATGATCAGAATCTGGTCCACTAGAAATTACTTGAACTAATTGCTTATGTTCATTTGTTTTTACTTGATCTCCCGCTGGAAAAAGCTCTTCCTCTATAATAACATTTTGATTAGCACAAAAATTCCAATCCGCTAAAAAAACTCGTTGTAAGTTTAAAACAGCGAGTCCTTCTATTTTAATATGTGTATCTCTCCAGTAACAATTAAATTTATTAGGATTAATATACCTTTCAGAAACATTAACACCTCCTACAAAACCAACTTTACCATCTATAACAATAATTTTTCTATGATTTCGGTAATTAATTCTATTAGCTAACAATAACCATTTAATTTTATAAAAAGGGTACGCCTCCACCCCACTATCAATTAAAGACTTCACAAACGATTTACGAATATCTTTACTTCCAAAATCATCATAAATAAAACGTACTTTAACTCCTTCTTTAGCCTTTTCTTTTAAAACATCTCCTATTTGCTTACCAATAGTATCATTTTGAAAAATATAATATTCTATATGTATATGATTTTTTGCAGCTTTTAATACTTTTATAACTTCTGGAAACTTACGTTCCCCGTTTATTAGTAAATTAACTTTGTTATTACTAGTTAAAATATTTTCTTTATGTATAAACTTCGTCAGATTATAAAAATGTCCTAAATGGCTTTTAGACGTTGATAGTATTTTTTCATTATACTTTTTTAGCTTCTCTTTAAGGTCGAAGAAAATGTTTTTGTCTACTTCTAACTTTTTATTATATAACTTATACGTTCTATGGTTTATTCCAACCATTAAATAAATAATAATACCTCCTACAGGAAACAGAATCAGCAAAAATAGATAAGCTATTGCTTTTGGTGGTGTTGAGGTATTAATAATAATAACAGCAACTGTAGCAATAATAGCTACATATAAAATTATAAGTAGTGTAGTTATCAAAATAAAAGTATCTTTTTCTGCTAAAGGTATTTAAATTATTATGATTAACACAAAGCTCTAGAAATCTAATCTAATACTTTTATTTTTTTTCTCCATTTGCGAGCTTATGAAAAGTATTTTTTACAACTAAAAACAATCAGTTAAGCTTCCCATACAACTAACTCTTGTTAGTGTTAAATTCGTTTTTGGAGATAATTGATTGGTAACTATCCTTAGTGTTGTTCCTACAAAAAATATAGGAATAGCCTTCAATCACTAAAAAGCTAAGTCATGGGTAAAAACTCAAAATACTATCCAATAAGTACCTCCCAATTCTAAAAAAAATGACCAACTGAATAGAATAGCTTAAACTAAAATATTTAGATACATAACTAATTCTCATCTTCTTTTTAATTTTATCGAGCCTCATTTATTTTGCGCATTAACATTATTATAATATGACTCCTACAACAATTTTCTTAAAAATAGTTTTACGATTTAAGAACATCTCTTATTTCATAATAATGAAAAAAATAATTAAAAGTCTATCCTCACCTTTCCCACTCCTTTAATTAACAAACCACTATTCTATGCAAAAAATATTTAAACATAAAAAAATGTTAAATTATTTTTTATATATTTATACTGGTATTTTAAAAAATTTCTATTCTCTTAATTGTCTATTAAATAAAATAAAAGATGACATAACATTATCATAATATATAAACAAAATCAAGTCTCCCAACATGAAACACATTTATTATCAAAATTTTAGCATTATAAGATTTATCTTAAATCCTATAATTCTTCTTCTTTGGAAAATTCAACTACCTACCTTTAGAAAAGAGAAAACTATTAGGCTTTCAAAAAAGAAAAAAACATATTTACTAAATCTTCTCAATTCTTTCAATGAAGTTTGTGAGATTGATTCTAAATATCCTCATACAATTTTCACATAATTATGAGCCACAATTAACTAAGTATAAAAAACAACTAACTATTTAGTTTGTTTTTATATTCTATTTATACATAGATTACATTATCAATATAGTTAATAAAGTTTACTATGTTATTTAATTCATATATTAAGTAACATGTAATTACAATCCTGCATAACCCTCCACTTTAAACAAAAAAAGCTTTATATGAAAAATAAACACCCTCACTATAGTGTATATAAAAGCATATTATATATAATTTTCTTAACATTTACTATTAGCCTTAGTTCGCAAGTAATCATAAAAGAAGAATTAAAAAGAAGTAATCTCAACAAAACCTTATCCTATAAACCACCTCAAGACACAAAATTATCCTCATCAAACAATCTAGTTAACCCTATAAGTAGTTCTTTTTTAACAAAAAAAATAACTAATAGTAATTTAAATCAAAGATCCTTTTCATCTACTTTTAGTATGATGATGATGGCTACACCAACTTTAGATTTAAACTCTATAACACCAGGAAATAATTATGATTTCCAACTACAGCCAACAACATCAAACATTTTCCCTGTAACTGTAGATCCAAAAGTAACAACAGATACAGGTGTTTTAAGTGCAACAATAAGTTTTTCTGGAATTGTTGATACTCCTTTTGGTGAATTGTTAGCTATTAATAATGGCGGTGGTTTTGATTTATTATGGTTACAATTACCGGTATCTGGTCCATTTACCTATACTATAGGGAGTTCAACAATACAAATTACACAACTAACAAACACAACATTTAATATTGTAGAAACCTCTGGAAATCCTATCTCTAATTCTGAGTTTGAAACGTTTTTATCCACCTTGTTTTATGGAGACTTGCAAAGCCCATATACAGATGGGGTACGCACAATGGATGTTACCATTTTTGATACAAATGGAGATTCTACCTCAGCACAAACCATTATAAGAATCTACACTACTCCCCCAACAGTTGTAGATGAAGCTGATAGTATTCTTGCTAATTCTACTGGAACTATTACAGGTAATGTTCTTACTAATGACTCTGGCTCTACTGCCATATCGGTAACAGAAGTAGACGTCTATCCTTCAGCTGTTAACAACACTTATACTACTTTATATGGAGACATTACAATACAAGCAAATGGTACTTATACTTATGATGTAGATGAAACAAATGCTTCTGTTACAGGTTTAAGAAACGGAGAGAGTTTAGATGATATTATTTCTTATACTGTAGCTGATGCCATTGGTATAAAAGATTATGGTATATTAACCATAACAATTAACGGAGTAGATGAAGCCCCTGACGCAATAGATAACACAGATTCTTTAACTGCTTTTATCGATGCAAGTGCCACAGGTAATGTAATAACCGATCCTGGAACTGGGGGCTCTGATACCGTAGATCGAGGCTTATCTACTTTAGTTTGGGAAAGCAATTTTACAAATGGAGAAACAGTAAATGGAAAAACAAAAACTATTGGTGGCGTGGGGCTTTCTTTTACTACTTTAGACCCTGGAGGATTTGGTACATCCTTTAACCAAACAGTAGATTATACTACCAACGGAGGTCATACAGGTTATTTAATATATAATATAGACGGAACAACTAACCCAACTGATGACACTGTTTTAGTTATAGATTTTGATCAACCTGTTTTTAATTTAGGTTTCTTACTAACAGATATTGATTTTTCACAAGGAAGTTCTTGGCAAGATCAAATAAAAATTGAAGGTAATTTAGATGGTATAAATTCAACTTATAAATTTGTTACAACAGGTGGAGTAATTAACTCAGGAAGTAATACTTTTTATGGAATAGGTAGCGCAATACCTAGTGATGCTACAGGAAATATCAATGTTTTTTTTGAACAGCCAATTAATCAATTAAGATTAAGCTATAATTATGGACCTAATGTTACAGATCCTGACCCTCTTGGACAAATTGCTGGTGTTTCAGATATTTACTGGCAAGGTTCTGGCTCTGTTACCACCATAAGACTTGGTACTACATTAGGTAACCTAAATGCCGGAAATTTAAATATTTTATACCCTGGAACTTACGGGTCAATAATAATGAATCCAGATGGAAGTTATGAATATATTGTTGATACATCAAACCCAGCAGTAGCAGGCTTACTCGTAGGTCAAACATTAACAGATACATTTTTTTATGAAATTTCCGACGGAGTGTCTTCAGATACAGCTAATTTAGTAATTACTATTAATGGATCAGGGACAGACCCTGATGGTGATGGAATAGCCGATAGGCTAGATTTAGATGATGATAATGATGGAATATTAGACACAGAAGAATCATTAGCTTGCGCAGGAACCCCATTAGATTTAACAGGAATTGGAACTACCTTAACCTCTGGAAGTTATTTTGATCAAGATACAGAAAAAATAATAGATGTAACAATTACTACAACAGGTACAGTAGACGAAGGTAATGCTAATGGAGATATCTTAATCACTCAAGGAGGAACAGCAACTTTTACTTTTTCATCCCCAGTAACAGTTTCTCTAAAGCATGAAATTGGTATAACTGGAAATTTTGATACAGGGGATACTTGGGAATTAACTTCAACAGGAGAATTTACTGTAGCCGACCCAAATGGTGATTTAATGATTAATTCTAACTCTGGTGGCATTTTGAACTTTGATGCCTTAGGTGCTATTTCAGCATCTGAAGCTTGGGAAATTAAAACAACCACAACATCGCTAAAACTTGATCTAAAATCTGGAAATACAAAATCTCCTATCAACTTAGCTCTAATATGTGGCGGTTTTTTAGATTCCGACAATGATGGAATTCCGAATCATTTAGATTTAGATAGTGATAATGATGGGTGCTTTGATGCAGTAGAAGCAAGTGAAAATGTTTCTTCTGGTCAGTTAGACGGAAATGGAAGAATAGATATAGCAGCTCAAGGAAGTATCGATAGCAATGGAGTTCCTAACCTTGTAAATGCTTCTGGAGCATCAGATATAGGAGGTGATCAAGGACAAGAGACCACAGGTAATGAAATTGTTGCTACTCAAATACAAATGGACACACAACCAAGTGATAGTACTATATGTTTAGGGAGCAATGTTACTTTTACAGCCGCAGCAAGCTCTTTAAGTACAACTACTTATACAGGAACCGCCCCAGGAACAAATCCGGATTACAGTGGTAGTACAAGTACTACAACTGGATTGGTATATCAATGGCTAGAGCAAGTAGGAGGTGTCGGAGCTTGGAATAGTATATCTAATGGAGGAATATATAGCAATGCAACTACCCCTGCATTAACCTTAACCAATCCACCAATAACAGCTTCCAATAATAAATATAGGTTAATAGTAACAAGTACACTTAACACCTGTCAGACTTTAGCTTCAGATGAAGCATCCCTTACAATTATCCCTACTTCGGTGGGAGGAAGCATTGCGGGAAGTACCAATGTGTGTACCGGAACCAATTCAACAACACTGACCCTAAGTGGACAGACAGGAAATATCATCCGTTGGGAAAGTTCTACCGATAACTTTACCACTGATACCGATATTGCAAATACCACCACGACCTTAACAGCAACCAACCTTACCACCACCACGCAATACCGTGCAATCGTACAAAGTGGTGCCTGTACTGAAGCGACTTCTGCTACAGCAACCATTACTGTAGATCCGACTTCAGTGGGAGGAAGCATTGCGGGAAGTACCAATGTGTGTACCGGAACCAATTCAACAACACTGACCCTAAGTGGACAGACAGGAAATATCATCCGTTGGGAAAGTTCTACCGATAACTTTACCACTGATACCGATATTGCAAATACCACCACGACCTTAACAGCAACCAACCTTACCACCACCACGCAATACCGTGCAATCGTACAAAGTGGTGCCTGTACTGAAGCTACTTCTGCTACAGCAACCATTACTGTAGATCCGACTTCGGTGGGAGGAAGCATTGCGGGAAGTACCAATGTGTGTACCGGAACCAATTCAACAACACTGACCCTAAGTGGACAGACAGGAAATATCATCCGTTGGGAAAGTTCTACCGATAACTTTACCACTGATACCGATATTGCAAATACCACCACGACCTTAACAGCAACCAACCTTACCACCACCACGCAATACCGTGCAATCGTACAAAGTGGTGCCTGTACTGAAGCGACTTCTGCTACAGCAACCATTACTGTAGATCCGACTTCAGTGGGAGGAAGCATTGCGGGAAGTACCAATGTGTGTACCGGAACCAATTCAACAACACTGACCCTAAGTGGACAGACAGGAAATATCATCCGTTGGGAAAGTTCTACCGATAACTTTACCACTGATACCGATATTGCAAATACCACCACGACCTTAACAGCAACCAACCTTACCACCACCACGCAATACCGTGCAATCGTACAAAGTGGTGCCTGTACTGAAGCTACTTCTGCTACAGCAACCATTACTGTAGATCCGACTTCGGTGGGAGGAAGCATTGCGGGAAGTACCAATGTGTGTACCGGAACCAATTCAACAACACTGACCCTAAGTGGACAGACAGGAAATATCATCCGTTGGGAAAGTTCTACCGATAACTTTACCACTGATACCGATATTGCAAATACCACCACGACCTTAACAGCAACCAACCTTACCACCACCACGCAATACCGTGCAATCGTACAAAGTGGTGCCTGTACTGAAGCTACTTCTGCTACAGCAACCATTACTGTAGATCCGACTTCGGTGGGAGGAAGCATTGCGGGAAGTACCAATGTGTGTACCGGAACCAATTCAACAACACTGACCCTAAGTGGACAGACAGGAAATATCATCCGTTGGGAAAGTTCTACCGATAACTTTACCACTGATACCGATATTGCAAATACCACCACGACCTTAACAGCAACCAACCTTACCACCACCACGCAATACCGTGCAATCGTACAAAGTGGTGCCTGTACTGAAGCTACTTCTGCTACAGCAACCATTACTGTAGATCCGACTTCGGTGGGAGGAAGCATTGCGGGAAGTACCAATGTGTGTACCGGAACCAATTCAACAACACTGACCCTAAGTGGACAGACAGGAAATATCATCCGTTGGGAAAGTTCTACCGATAACTTTACCACTGATACCGATATTGCAAATACCACCACGACCTTAACAGCAACCAACCTTACCACCACCACGCAATACCGTGCAATCGTACAAAGTGGTGCCTGTACTGAAGCTACTTCTGCTACAGCAACCATTACTGTAGATCCGACTTCGGTGGGAGGAAGCATTGCGGGAAGTACCAATGTGTGTACCGGAACCAATTCAACAACACTGACCCTAAGTGGACAGACAGGAAATATCATCCGTTGGGAAAGTTCTACCGATAACTTTACCACTGATACCGATATTGCAAATACCACCACGACCT
Encoded proteins:
- a CDS encoding PorP/SprF family type IX secretion system membrane protein, producing MKHYSILLLIIISVNVCFSQQDPQYTQYMYNTQVVNPGYIGSKNALGLGLLYRTQWAGFDGAPNTGTFTFNMPLGTLKRNAIGLSIINDKIGPSNETGITIDYAYSLLLSGRSRISFGIKGGLSILDVDYSKLNIYDENDWQFAENIDKKVQPQIGAGIYYNNDRLYLGLSVPNFFNSKHYNSDSVNNNNEDAIAIERLHYFFIAGYVFDISENLKLKPATMFKWVNGSPLQADLSANFLFNNKFTLGASYRWDAAISAMAGFQITNQLFLGMGYDFQTTDIEDHSNGSYEFFLRFDIFNNPERILTPRFF
- a CDS encoding OmpA family protein, which gives rise to MKKHYLIFYFLTALTNTNAFTQIALVEKANIKYNTYDFIDAQKIYLKVVEEDYGSAEIYRKLGNTYYFNSNYSSAAKWYYNLIDRFPNEALTVDYFRAAQCLKSINQPEEAEKLMEIYRLKGGKAIPLESYRNVADTLFKKGVQDKLFEIEKIPVNTEYSDFGPAFYGNNIVFASSRKDPTLSKEHPTELAGWDKQPFLNLYQVPLDKDMNFGKVKAFNRSINSPYHESTAIFTKDGNTMYFTRNNYLNGKKKKDKNHVVRLKIYKATKKGNTWGSIQELPFNNDNYSVGHPALNPEEDKLYFSSDMPGSLGMSDIWYVKILGEDIYTNPINLGNKINTVERETFPFVSDDNDLYFSSDGHSSGMGGLDIFVTKLTKDSHGEISTFGEPINSSKDDFGFIIKEDRIGYFTSNRDGKEGSKSDDIYQIWERCEITIQGPVIDKKTGELIPNTEVTLIDSNNKEVKTMTVGNDATFSFLLDCQEQYTLRAKKKEYFPKEKVIETPSNPKTIKMPIKLNMPLALELSDPCPPNDLGCKLTLQPIYFDYDKSNIRPDAEIELAKILAALKEYPTLKIHIESHTDSRGNDSYNSRLSENRAQATLDWFLKKGIDITRLSAKGYGESKLINKCNNQTKCSEDEHQLNRRSMFIIKE
- the cls gene encoding cardiolipin synthase, yielding MITTLLIILYVAIIATVAVIIINTSTPPKAIAYLFLLILFPVGGIIIYLMVGINHRTYKLYNKKLEVDKNIFFDLKEKLKKYNEKILSTSKSHLGHFYNLTKFIHKENILTSNNKVNLLINGERKFPEVIKVLKAAKNHIHIEYYIFQNDTIGKQIGDVLKEKAKEGVKVRFIYDDFGSKDIRKSFVKSLIDSGVEAYPFYKIKWLLLANRINYRNHRKIIVIDGKVGFVGGVNVSERYINPNKFNCYWRDTHIKIEGLAVLNLQRVFLADWNFCANQNVIIEEELFPAGDQVKTNEHKQLVQVISSGPDSDHPDIMYALIQAILLSKKEILITTPYFVPRTSFLDALKIASLSGVKIKLLVPSISDSKLVNAVSNSFYKEVLEIGVEVYRYKKGFVHAKTIVFDELVSSVGTANLDERSFDLNFEINALVYDKDFASQLKNAFMEDLKNSEKIDLHQWNNRPVLIRFTERLARLLAPIL